CCATGTCCGGAAGGGGTTATTTTAGCAAGAACATTTCCTACTTCGGAAGGAACAAATACGGATTTAGCCGGCAAGAAAGAAGCCTCAAACGCAGCAGAATTAGTATAAGAGGCATCGCCCTGATAGATGTTCTTAATATCCAACACGTTATGAGGCGGTACACCTTCAATAAAGTCGAAGTCGAGCGTAACACTAAAACCACTACTCCAACCGCTGTAGAACACCCTCAGTTCAACACTGTCTTTCAGGAGATTTTGGTAGTCAGTTACATCAAACTGATACCGATGTTTCCAGGAAGGATTATAACCATTACTTCCTGCACCTTGCATATAGGTGCCATAAGGCGTTATAACTCGAGCCAGCTCAAACTCTTCAATATGTTCGGGGTAGCTATAAACCTCCATAAAGGAGTTGGTAAAAAAGGCATTGGGATAAACTGTATCATAACCGCTTAAATTACCCAGGGAATCCAGGACTGGAATTGCCATTCCAACCGGCCATCCGACCAGGGTATCGGTTACTAAGAATGGTTGAGAAGAGTCACCATGAATTAAAATATCGAAGGATTGATTGGCTGTATAAATTACAACCTGGTTGATGGAATCGTAGGTTCCGGAAAAGGTGGTATCGGTTGAAAAGGCAAGTGAATCGGGAGATTCGCCATTAACAGTAAAAAGAGCTGCTGTTTGAACAACTGTATCGAGGGTGCCGGTTTTATGACGTAAAAAAACCTGAGTGGTGTAATCCCAACCACTACAACCGGTAGAGGCGCAACCCATGGTATACGTTAGAAGTACTTTTCGGGACAGCGGGGTATTTGAAAAATCACCGGTTTGGGAATAACTACCATACCAGGTCATATCCACTGAGGAATGAACTCTAACCCGGGTGGTATCATTCACTCCTGCGAAGGATGAAATAGAAAACCCAAAAACAAGCAAACCAAAACAAAGTTGGGATATGAAAGGAAGGTTGGAGCTATTTGGGGATGAAAAGAATGAGTAATGGTACTTTTTCATGGTCAAAAATAAACAAAAAAAGGAGGCCATACCGAATGACCTCCTTTCTTTGAGATTGAATAAAATTATAGCTTAATGCGAGCTCCAAAAGAGTGGATACCACCAAAATTGTAGGTAGCTCTGTAGGAGTAGTCTATACCGAAAGTCATTCCACCTTTGGTACGTCCATCATCGGTAGTTCTGGATTTAGTAATTGGAATTTCTACGGTTGCTCCTGCACTTGGACCCATGTAAGCAATGTGAGCAACTTCCTTGTTAGTAATGTCCTTTTGGTAGTTATAACCACCGCGAAGCATTAAAATATTTTTCCAGTTATACTCCAAACCTCCGGCGATATTATCGTTGGAGAAAGAATTAGATGTAAAAGTTCCGGAAATATTTAAAGAATGTTCAGGATTAAAACGTTGAATAAAGGTTAGACCAATAGAAAGCAAGGAAGGCAATTCGAATTTAGAACTGCGTTGTTCCAAAGTCATACTTGAACCGGTTGCATTTACTGTACCATTTAGGGACATACCATCACCGGAAAAGGACATTGTTGGACCTACATTTCTAAGAGCGATACCAAAACGAAAGTTGTTCTTCCTTAATTCTTTTGTACGATTACCCAAAGTGGTAACATATTGGATACCGGCATCGAAGCAGAAGCCACCTGCCTTAAGGTTAGCCATACTTTCAGAAATAATTTTAACGGTAACTCCACCATAAATACTATTAGAGAAAGCTTTGGCATAACTAACACCAATATTCAGGTAGCTTGGTTTAAAATTTCCGATACCTCCATCCGGAAGGTCAAAGGTTGTAATAGGAATATTACCGAAATCCATGGACATGATAGAGATCCCGATGGTACCGGTTTCACCCACTTTTTGGGAGATACCGGCGGTATTGATTCCGATACCGGAATTACCCATCCAATTGGTGTGAGCAAAAACCACTTCTGTTTTGCGGGTAAAGGCCAAACCAGCCACATTTAAGTGTACAGATTCGATACCGGAAATACAGGCAGCATTAGCGCCAAACCATCCGGAACTTCTTGCCCAAGGATTAACGAGCAATTCTGTAGCACCGGCCTGACCGGCTCTATCAGGGTTACCGGCAACAGCCATTCCTGTCCAAATGGCTGCTGCGGTTAATAGGATTATACGTTTTTTCATTTCGAAGAATGCTTTATACCAAATTTTAGAAATTGTTTACATCGATTGGTCTCAGAGAACCAAACCATTTAATGGTTTTCTCACCGATACCAGGTGCCGCAATATGGATTATATAAACACCACTAGCGATTGGCACACCAACATCATTTTTCAAATCCCAATCAGTAAAGGTTTTATCGTTATCTTTTGAGATTGTACGAACCAAAATACCACCTGCAGTATAAATACGAACTGTACATTTTATTGGAAGGTTGGTAATTTTAATTCGGTTATCTAACTGAGAACTTTCATAACCGGAATAGGCATAATAAGGATTAGGAACAACATTAATCAAATCCAATGCATTTTTAGCGGTGGTATTGTCTTTTGGCATTGCGGCCAAGTTGCTGGTGCTAAAGGTGTAGCGTGGACGTTGATCATTAACCGGATTAGCGGCTAACCATTCATAACCCAATTGAGACTGATATGATTTATTCGTTCTAACCCTAACTTTAACATCTGTCTCAAGCATTTGACGTTGTGGTTGAAGCAATGGAAGGTAAACCCACATTACATCTTTATAGACATTACGTTTAATAGCGTCACTTGGGGTACCGACCAAATTCTTATATATCCAAGCCCCACCATCGTAGGTTGGACAATCTTTTGCCGGATCGTTGCCATTGTGACCCAATACATACACATAGTGTTTACCACCGAAATATGTATTGAAACCATCCATCAGATTAGAGCTTGGATTCCATTTCATATCCGAACCATTCTCGCCAGGCAACCAGGAATCTTCACCATACATCATGTTTAGACGTTCACCTGTTTCAACGTTAATGGCATAACCCGGGAACCAACCCATACCGTACGCCGTATCGGCAATATCTTGGAAGTTACCATCCTGATCAATTGGTTTTGAGCGACGAAGATTAAACTTCAAAGCTCCTCCAATTTTTGGATAACCCAGATCTCCTGTTTCAATAACCGGACAACGAGTCCATTTAGACCGATCGGAAGTAATTACCAAATCAATACTGCTTACATTTTCAAATTTATTGAGCAAAGATGCGGTAGTATTTCTCCAAGCCGGTGCGGCCAAGGTATCGTTTCTACAAACCAATTTATAAGGGGCAATAATACCACCCAATATCTGTTCGTAATTTTGTTGCGGATCTATAAAATTGCTACTTCCATTGTAATCAGAGTACGTACCCGGAGCAGGTTCCTCTAAGGTACCGGAGCGAATCCAGTTAAAATTAGAAGGTCCATCGGCATCCGGTATCCCTGATAGCCAAATTTTCTTAGGATCAGCGAACTCATAGGATGCTGTAATGAAGCCATTGCCATTGGTAGGCTCTTCACCAGGATCTTTCACTTGTGACACACTCACACTAAGTCCCCACTTAGGAATAATTTGCTCGTTGATGGAATTAATCATGGTATCTGAATACACAGTATCCTGATTGTTTACATCGATTAGCCTCCAATAAGCATCACTTAAACCGGTGTTACTAATTGAATCCAACATTTCGAAAACAAAACTTGAATTAGGAACACTTTTAGGATCCACTACTTTGATATCAACTGGAGAACCGGTAGTATCGTAAGTAATTTGTTCCAATTGAGCTGAACCAACAGGCAATTCTAAAATTTTAGCTATGGTCTCAGAGGTTAAACTAATGGCATTTCCACCATTACCCATACCTTCTACCCTTGTAACTTCCGGATGAGAACCATATTTAGAATTCAAGATCAAACCATCTTTCTCTGGGCTAGTGTTATGCGGAATGGCTTTAACTGCACGGATTGACAATCCACTAGCAAGTTTACGACCGGCTTTGTATGGTTTCTTTTGTCCATCCAGGCTAAAAGGATCATTTGGATCATACTTTTTGTATTCATTGTAACCGTATGCAATTGCAATAAAGAAGTAACTTTTGAAATTCACTAAAGTTTTCTCACCGGTTGCAAACTCATCACGAGAAATTTTGAAGGAGTGACGAATACCGTTATCAGATCCATTAACTTTTTCGAAAGGCAAATAGCCTTCCGGATCAAAACCTACAAAGCCCGGATTTTTCTCATAGTTAATCAATTGAGTAACTCCGTTTTTCAAATCGCATTGAGCCACTAAAACAGCTTTATCAGGGTCGGAAAGGTCATTAGCAGATGCTGAGCTATCTTTCACCTGGTAAATTTGGTAACCTTCAAAATGATAATATTCATCATAAGTGGTTCCCGAAGGACTAATAATTTGAGGATCTTTTTCCTTGTAACGCTCTTTATAGTTATTAGAACTTGGACGGTTGGAAAGAGTTATCACCAACTCTCTGTCTAATTCAACAATGTTAACATCCGGAGCATCAGGACCATTCAATACGCGGAAACAATTTTCGAACAAGGCCTGAGCTTTGTCATCTACCAAACGAAGTTTTTCAACGGATGCATAAGGGCCGCCATTAGTAGCGCGGGCATACACCACACCAATCGTAATATCGTTTCTGGCACCCGGCTCCAATGTAAATGGACCGGCAGATTGAATACTACGACGGTCGTATGGAGTATTGCCCACACACTCTTCAGACCATTCGGAAGTTCCATTACATCCCGGAGGAACTACACCTTGTGTTCCCCAATTGTAAGGGTCGGAATTTCCGGGGAACATAAAGTCACATTCAGGTCCACCGCTTTGGTAGCCGGTTCCACCATAAGTCATTTTGTTACCATCTTTCCAAATGGAACGAAGGTAGTTGTAGTAGTCAGAACCAGTTTGCGGATCAGTCATTGCTTGAGGGCCACCACCACCGGTATTGTTGTGGTAAACGAAACGACGCATACCAAAACGCTCATTATCCACAATACCATCACCGTTTGGACTTGCTTCAGAACCATAACCAAGACCATTAAGCGCTTCTCTTGGGCCAATTCCCCAGTGATTATCAATACTATCGTTATCCTGGTAAGGTCCTTCAAAGAAATCGATACCAATTGCAGGTGGTTGTTTTCCATAGTTACGAATTGGCTCTTGCGGTCCATCTTCATCATCGCCATTGTAAAAATAACCCAAGCCACGCATTACATCGCAACCAACAAAGTCATCTTGACCATATCCAAGGTCACCATCCACCCATTGTCCGAAGTAGGTACCTGTAAGTCGATAAGTTGAACGATTGATCAAACGATAGTTATAGAAAGTCATATCATTGATTTCATCGTTAGTAGCGAAAGCAAATGCCTGAGCGTGAATTTCCATACCAATGGATTGTGCACCAGACTCTGTATGAATATTACCTTTATCGTTGAATACCCACCAAAGGGTTTGGTCACCATACAATTTTTCTTCGCGAGAAGTTTTACAATCAATGGTACCATTAATATCGTACTTAGGGTAGTCACCACCTTGTTCAGGATTATAGTCTCCACTTTGGTCAACATCCACATAGGGAGCCAAATCATAATCCTGGCCTAACGAAACATCACCGTGGGCAGGCCAGTTCAGAATAGATTGAGGAATAGTGTAGCCCGGGTATAGAATAGCTTTCTGATCTTCCGGAGTATTCCACCATCCAACAAATTGATCCACATCAGATCTATTAATAACAAAGTGCTGGTCGTATTTAGCACACTGATCACCGGTGATAGAAGCCGATCCATCGGTTGTAAGTGGGCCGGGCCAGTAATCGGTACCATTTTCTCGGAAACGAAGGGCAGCCACTTTAAGGTTACCTTGGGCATCCACACCACCCATCCAAAGAGAACCTGCGAACAAGGCAGTTTTTCCGGAACCCTTAGGCACCTCGTAACGTGCATTACCTATTAAATCCCACCACATGTCGCCACCGGTGTGAATTAAAGCTCTAACGTTGTTGAGTTGAAGGATAGTAGAGGATTTTGCGGGAACACATGCGGCGGATGACTGTTCTAATTTTTGAACAGTTACGTTAGTACCGGGATAAACATTATGTGTTTTCTCCGCCATGGCAGGCAATCCGGCTAGGACGGCCAGGGCGATTAGCCAATTTTTCATCTTATGATTATAAATGTACATGGCAATGGATTTTAGAAGTTAAAGATTAGACCTATGCGAATCCTTCTTGGAACGCTATAGTTGTTCGGGTTATTCACTTTGAGGGTGTACAAGTCACGGAACGATTGGGGGTCATTTTGTGAATTGATACTATTTTGGAACTCTGAAGCAGTTAAATAACCATCATCATTGGGGTTACCGGTGTATGAATAAACATCATACACATTTTTGGTATTGAGGAGGTTAAGTATCTGCAAGTACAGATTAAATGAATACTCTTTGCGTTTGTCTTCACCTTCGCCGGCTTTTTTACCAACTTTAAAGTAGAAGTCTTTATCGATACGAAGATCGATGTTAAAGTTAACCGGGTAGCGGGAACCATTGATTGCGCCTTCCACTTGTTGAGCCACACCACCTGAAAGGTTTTGGGTTGGTGAAGGGTTACGTTTTTTGGTATAAGGAGTTCCTGAACCAATGCGGCCGATAAGGTTGAAACCCATATTTGCCAAAGGATATACTTTTCCGATGCGGAAACCTTGGTCTTTTTGGAAATGGTAATCAGCCACAATTTGAATAGTATGGCGTTGGTCAAAATCCAAGGGTTGAGGAACACGAAGGTTAGGTTGACCGGAGTTAATTAAATTTAAACCGGAAGAAGTGGTAGAACCGGTACCATCGGCAAATTGGAGTGTATAGTTAACTCGAAGTTGGAAATTATCGGTTCTGCGCATTTCATAGCTTACACTTAAGC
This sequence is a window from Bacteroidia bacterium. Protein-coding genes within it:
- a CDS encoding T9SS C-terminal target domain-containing protein; translation: MYIYNHKMKNWLIALAVLAGLPAMAEKTHNVYPGTNVTVQKLEQSSAACVPAKSSTILQLNNVRALIHTGGDMWWDLIGNARYEVPKGSGKTALFAGSLWMGGVDAQGNLKVAALRFRENGTDYWPGPLTTDGSASITGDQCAKYDQHFVINRSDVDQFVGWWNTPEDQKAILYPGYTIPQSILNWPAHGDVSLGQDYDLAPYVDVDQSGDYNPEQGGDYPKYDINGTIDCKTSREEKLYGDQTLWWVFNDKGNIHTESGAQSIGMEIHAQAFAFATNDEINDMTFYNYRLINRSTYRLTGTYFGQWVDGDLGYGQDDFVGCDVMRGLGYFYNGDDEDGPQEPIRNYGKQPPAIGIDFFEGPYQDNDSIDNHWGIGPREALNGLGYGSEASPNGDGIVDNERFGMRRFVYHNNTGGGGPQAMTDPQTGSDYYNYLRSIWKDGNKMTYGGTGYQSGGPECDFMFPGNSDPYNWGTQGVVPPGCNGTSEWSEECVGNTPYDRRSIQSAGPFTLEPGARNDITIGVVYARATNGGPYASVEKLRLVDDKAQALFENCFRVLNGPDAPDVNIVELDRELVITLSNRPSSNNYKERYKEKDPQIISPSGTTYDEYYHFEGYQIYQVKDSSASANDLSDPDKAVLVAQCDLKNGVTQLINYEKNPGFVGFDPEGYLPFEKVNGSDNGIRHSFKISRDEFATGEKTLVNFKSYFFIAIAYGYNEYKKYDPNDPFSLDGQKKPYKAGRKLASGLSIRAVKAIPHNTSPEKDGLILNSKYGSHPEVTRVEGMGNGGNAISLTSETIAKILELPVGSAQLEQITYDTTGSPVDIKVVDPKSVPNSSFVFEMLDSISNTGLSDAYWRLIDVNNQDTVYSDTMINSINEQIIPKWGLSVSVSQVKDPGEEPTNGNGFITASYEFADPKKIWLSGIPDADGPSNFNWIRSGTLEEPAPGTYSDYNGSSNFIDPQQNYEQILGGIIAPYKLVCRNDTLAAPAWRNTTASLLNKFENVSSIDLVITSDRSKWTRCPVIETGDLGYPKIGGALKFNLRRSKPIDQDGNFQDIADTAYGMGWFPGYAINVETGERLNMMYGEDSWLPGENGSDMKWNPSSNLMDGFNTYFGGKHYVYVLGHNGNDPAKDCPTYDGGAWIYKNLVGTPSDAIKRNVYKDVMWVYLPLLQPQRQMLETDVKVRVRTNKSYQSQLGYEWLAANPVNDQRPRYTFSTSNLAAMPKDNTTAKNALDLINVVPNPYYAYSGYESSQLDNRIKITNLPIKCTVRIYTAGGILVRTISKDNDKTFTDWDLKNDVGVPIASGVYIIHIAAPGIGEKTIKWFGSLRPIDVNNF
- a CDS encoding PorV/PorQ family protein; the protein is MKKRIILLTAAAIWTGMAVAGNPDRAGQAGATELLVNPWARSSGWFGANAACISGIESVHLNVAGLAFTRKTEVVFAHTNWMGNSGIGINTAGISQKVGETGTIGISIMSMDFGNIPITTFDLPDGGIGNFKPSYLNIGVSYAKAFSNSIYGGVTVKIISESMANLKAGGFCFDAGIQYVTTLGNRTKELRKNNFRFGIALRNVGPTMSFSGDGMSLNGTVNATGSSMTLEQRSSKFELPSLLSIGLTFIQRFNPEHSLNISGTFTSNSFSNDNIAGGLEYNWKNILMLRGGYNYQKDITNKEVAHIAYMGPSAGATVEIPITKSRTTDDGRTKGGMTFGIDYSYRATYNFGGIHSFGARIKL